From the genome of Salvelinus fontinalis isolate EN_2023a chromosome 20, ASM2944872v1, whole genome shotgun sequence, one region includes:
- the LOC129817469 gene encoding N-acetyltransferase ESCO2-like produces MMPSTRKHSLPAERPVTDGGSTLKRKSPLKKMSARHQEKENCPSPQRSPAPSPLKIAQKRASPFQPAVVTGSFYGKRKPLYLTPLERKMLNETKSLPRLTTVDPYGILTDAEKKRMINSNKVKKVAAVHRMMTSLKGNGNFKSSLINSSKPKAPTSTKQVEPKKGIPLTFGGLKSKTKPKIFVGAAFFSTGKKPASMYKKSAPKSTKPALSFEKTNALVLASEGKQEKEKKAPSPKQCAVVVKKLQEEPQSPLSVQDLPKSPESPEALSPRAIAEKCGMTKDVRIVLNLSLSPTCSGSPEINTQEDFITDAGSHAVYDLSDISPLTCINSPVKDSLADSVESSAVCTIFGSASKRPQWKAAQASPMNCSTPSSLGHPIPSAAKERRARKKRDMNKQAEADDQLIIDAGQKQFGATTCGSCGMIYSADSLEDNFQHTQFHKRFLDSIKFVGWKKERVVADFWDGKIILVLPDDPKYAVKKAEDVRQLADNELGFQQVSLSCPSHAKTYLFVNSDRMVVGCLIAEHIRQGFRVLEQPEQTKDMTKEDFMEHHRVWCCSTTPEKAICGVSRIWVFSLARRKGIATRMLDTVRNSFMYGGHLTKEEIAFSDPTPDGKLFATKYCETPAFMVYNFIG; encoded by the exons ATGATGCCTAGTACAAGGAAGCACAG TCTCCCAGCCGAAAGGCCTGTCACGGATGGAGGATCTACCCTGAAAAGAAAGTCTCCACTAAAGAagatgtcagccagacaccaggAGAAGGAGAACTGCCCATCCCCTCAGAGATCACCAGCTCCATCTCCCCTAAAGATTGCTCAGAAGAGAGCCTCTCCATTCCAGCCTGCTGTGGTTACAGGGTCCTTCTATGGTAAACGCAAACCTTTGTACCTGACACCCCTGGAGAGGAAGATGCTGAATGAGACCAAATCACTGCCAAGGCTGACCACTGTGGATCCGTATGGAATACTGACGGATGCTGAGAAAAAGAGGATGATTAACAGTAACAAGGTCAAGAAAGTGGCCGCTGTACACAGAATGATGACTAGCTTAAAGGGAAATGGCAACTTCAAATCAAGCCTGATCAATTCCTCAAAGCCTAAAGCACCCACCAGCACAAAGCAAGTGGAGCCGAAAAAAGGCATCCCCTTGACCTTCGGAGGTTTAAAGTCTAAGACCAAGCCTAAGATCTTCGTTGGGGCTGCCTTTTTTAGCACAGGAAAAAAGCCAGCCTCCATGTACAAAAAGTCTGCCCCGAAATCTACCAAGCCAGCTTTGAGTTTTGAGAAAACAAATGCTCTGGTTCTTGCATCAGAGGGAAaacaagaaaaagaaaaaaaagcccCATCTCCAAAGCAATGTGCTGTTGTAGTGAAGAAACTGCAGGAAGAGCCGCAGTCTCCACTCAGTGTCCAGGATTTGCCAAAGAGTCCAGAGTCACCCGAGGCCCTGTCACCCAGAGCTATAGCAGAGAAATGTGGCATGACCAAGGATGTCAGGATTGTGTTAAACTTATCTTTGTCTCCCACATGTTCAGGGTCCCCAGAAATAAACACTCAG GAGGACTTTATCACGGATGCAGGCTCTCATGCAGTGTATGATCTCAGTGATATTAGCCCATTAACCTGTATCAACAGTCCAGTCAAAg ACTCCTTAGCCGATTCTGTAGAATCTTCAGCTGTGTGTACAATCTTTGGCTCTGCATCAAAGAG GCCCCAGTGGAAGGCAGCTCAGGCCTCTCCAATGAATTGCAGCACCCCCTCGTCCCTTGGTCACCCCATTCCCTCTGCTGCTAAAGAGAGGAGAgccaggaagaagagagatatgAATAAACAGGCTGAGGCTGATGATCAACTCATCATT GATGCAGGCCAGAAGCAGTTTGGTGCCACCACGTGTGGGTCCTGTGGCATGATCTACAGTGCAGACAGCCTGGAAGACAACTTCCAGCACACACAGTTCCATAAGCGTTTTCTGGACAGTATTAAATTTGTG GGCtggaagaaagagagggtggTAGCAGATTTCTGGGATGGAAAAATCATTCTGGTTTTACCAGATGATCCAAAATACGCTGTCAaaaag GCAGAAGATGTGAGGCAACTTGCTGACAACGAGTTGGGCTTCCAACAAGTGTCCCTCAGCTGCCCCAGCCACGCTAAAACCTATCTGTTTGTGAATAGTGACAGGATGGTCGTTGGCTGCCTCATTGCAGAGCACATACGACAG GGCTTCAGAGTGCTGGAGCAGCCagagcagactaaggacatgacCAAGGAGGATTTCATGGAGCACCACAGGGTCTGGTGCTGCTCTACCACCCCAGAGAAGGCCATCTGTGGGGTCAGCCGTATCTGGGTGTTCAGCCTGGCCCGTAGGAAGGGCATCGCCACAAGGATGCTCGACACCGTCCG AAACTCCTTTATGTATGGGGGCCACCTGACCAAGGAGGAAATTGCTTTCTCTGACCCTACCCCAGACGGCAAACTGTTCGCCACAAAGTACTGCGAGACGCCTGCGTTTATGGTCTACAATTTCATTGGTTAA